A stretch of DNA from Scomber scombrus chromosome 9, fScoSco1.1, whole genome shotgun sequence:
GTGTGCATGTGGAGAACCAGACACAGGTGCGAGACACCATGAGTCGGCGACACCACCGGGTTTACCAGCTCTACAGTCGCACTAGTGGCAAACACGTCCAGGTGCTGGGACGCAGAATCAGTGCCCGTGGAGAAGATGGAGACAAATAtggtaagacacacacacacagaggtgtgTGGAGAGGCAGTAATACACAGATTAACACTTTGGTACATCTATGTGAATGCATCACTGAGATTCACAAAATTCTGacttgcacacatgcacactcacaccaTCTAAAGACTACAAGTACAAAGACTTGAAGGTTGACCAAGTGCATGCATGAACGGATACACAATGCAGCTGTGCAGGCACActcacaaaagcacacacacatgcctccCCAGGCTTTGGCAGAGGGGCAGTGGAGCTTGTCTTGGGAGTACAAAGACCTCATCGACTGGCTGCTGACTCAATGATTCACAAGAgagcaaaagaaagagagagagagagagaaagaaggtgTTAGTGGAAAAAAAAGCGTGAGTTAGTCGGAGAAGCCTTGCAGGTAGAGTGTCTGACTGAATGTTAGAAACTCATCTCCTTCATTGATCCCTGCATTGATTTCTCATCCTCCCTGTTGTCTCCTCTGGATTTAAAACAGCAGGCTTGCTCTCCCGCCCGCCCTCCATCCTTTATACTCCCTCTGTCCATCCcccactccctcctcctctccaccttcTCCATCTGTAATGATGTCTAACCCATTCTTAAACTATGCACAGAATCAATGGGCTAAAGAAAGCCAAGCCATAAAGCTAGAGTTCATATTTCTGTATGAACTCCAGTCATGGCTCATATTGCACATCCCTTCCATTCACAAACATGTCAGGTTGGTAACGTGCCACTTCAAGACATAAATTAGACCGTAGATGCAGAACACTGTCTGCTTTTGACAGATACCACGCTAAAGACTAAAAGAGACCAACTGTGTCACTGAGGTATTACACCAGGGAATCAAtagcagaaagagaagaaatacaGCAAAGAAGGGCCAGGTGCATGAAGATATAAACATGAAGCGAAAGAACAGAAGGGAGACGAGAGGAGAGTtgggggaagagaggaagaggacaagagggagggaggtattGATTTCTCTTGACCCCTTTGTTGACTAAGGTCATGTAGGAACCATTTTagggatttatttttaaacaggcACAAGCACTCTCTGAAGATGTGTAGTTAGTGAAGCGATATTGCCTGAAAGGATGAACACGCAtgcacctgcaaacacacaaacacacagggccacacgcacacaccttaAAACAACAGGGTCGCAGACACTCAATCTGAGTGTTCTCCTGCTGCTCTTACACCCACTGTGCTCTGTCTGCTCGTGGCTGTTATCTTTTTTACGAGGCCCATTTGTGGTCAGCGGTCTCACATCCATGTGTGTGACCAGGCTTATCTTACAACCATCTGTCCAGCCAAAGACATTTACATCTGTGTGTGATTTATCAGCACGTTTAATAGCAGCTATGAATCCTAAAACTGTGATTCAATGTGAATGCCTTACCTGGTTTAAAAGCAAAATCTGATTTAATGATGGTAGGTAATCTGAGCAATTAATGTCACTCCATTAATGGAAgcttgaatgttgttttttgctggCAAGTGATGGCACACAGTATAGAACTAACTGAGCTCGAAATTTGGGCTACCCCAATCCTTCTACCTTTAATACGTATGTGGTAAAACCTAATAGACCTGAGAGAACAACTAAACACAATCACACTGTGGCTCTAATGTTTGtctgtccttctgtctgtcccTTCACAAGCCCAGCTCGTAGTGGAGGCCGATACCTTTGGTAGCCAGGTGAGAATCCGGGGCAAAGAAACCAATTTCTACCTGTGCATGAACCGCAGGGGCAAGCTGGTAGGAAAGGTGAGACTTCTTTTGGTTTATCAAGACAtgaacagagacaaaaaaacatcttgattGTATTTTCATTCAGTTTCCTGACCAGACTCTCTTTGTTTCTCCaaatgtatgcgtgtgtgtgtgtgtgtgtgtgtgtgtgtgtgtgtgtgtgtgtgtgtgtgtgtgtgtgtgtgtgtgtgtgtgtgtgtgtgtgtgtgtgtatgggtgggTACCTGTGgtttctctgctctctcagaAGGCCAGTAATCGAAGCGCTGACTGCGTCTTTGTGGAAAAGGTTCTGGAAAACCACTACACAGCTCTGATGTCAGCGCGCTACACAGGCTGGTATGTGGGCTTCACGAAAAGAGGGCGTCCTCGCCGTGGACCCCACACACTCCCCAACCAGCAGGACGTACACTTCATGAAGCGCTTCCCACCTGGGGAGCAGCCTGACCTCACCACCCCCTTTCGCTTCACCACCGTAAGCAAGCGGGGCAAGAGGGTACGTGCTACTGGGCCCCGCTAGTAGTGGCTAACACTAGCACCAACTGTCTTGTCATCCAGAGCCTTGACCTGAGCCTGAAAATGGCTAACCTAGTCATCTCTTCCGTCTCACATGACTGAACACCTCCCTTTGTTGGGACAAACATTGACCAGAAACTTGATGAATCATTCATGGGGTTTAGCTTTACACCTACTAATTTGCCACTACAGCCCCCTAGTTAGTGATCATTCTTCTCAGTTTTAGTTCCCTTACTGGACCAACTGGACCATTACTGGTCCATCACTGGAAGCTCTATGGACCTGGTCTGCTTCCCTTTCATAGACCAGAAATATTGACAGGGAACCTGAAGGGCAACCAAACAGAGTCCCCAGCTTATGGCTCCACAAAGGCCTTTATTCCACAACCACAAAAACCACAAGGCCTTCCCGTCTCCtgttctggaccagctggacaATGTCAAGTATGGGATTACAACTGGACCATGCAGACAGAACAAGGGTGGGAAAGACTGACTGAACAAGGGAGTGGGTGCTTATCCTACAGAATAAAGGGAAAACAGGAGGGAGAAGACTGCGGAGAAAATTGTGGAGAGGACAAAGGGATGAAATGATCTGCACCAAACAAATAATGGACTATTGACATGTGACGCACTTATGTTTCTCACCGCTAAATTGGTGGGAGCCTGTGAGACTGtcggatgaatggatggatgaatgaggGAATGATTAAGTGAGTGACTTActgaataaatgtatgtttgtaaGATGAAGAAATATATGTAACAGTGTGtatgggtttgtgtgtgtgtgtatgagtgcgTGCACCAACAACCGTAAGTGAAGCTGGATCACGAGGGACTCTGGAGAGGGACCATACAGTCCCTGCATGAACCCGTGACAACTCACTGCAGGGACTGAAGCTTCAGGAACTGGAATGTATAAAAACCAAGCTGCACCAAAAAACAGCCAGCCAATAACAAAAACCAAACCAACGACTGACCAAAGACAACTGGAGACCTTCCTCATGACTCCTCCCTACGCCCtgcacccccccacccccaaccccgAGGACACAACACCCTCAGCTTATAGGTGCAGAGGATGACAAGCGCAGGGGGGCGACAAGGCGGGGAGGGTGCCTTCTCTATTAGCATTGCTATAGAAACGACCCAGGGGATGATGCTCCCATGCGATACCGTGGATACAGAATGCTGCTACCAGGACATTCAGTGGAACAAACCAAAGtctcatgcatacacacaggagaaaaaaatattaaagggATCAATTTATtgaaagttatatatatattatatatataaaagaagacagaaaccCTAAATAAGCAATCTTACTATGACGGTTACTATAATTATTACGAtaaaattatttcatttatttatttcagctcTGTGTGCAGCAGTCTTTCTTGACTCAGTAAACCTTACAGAAACATTTCCTGTGTGTCTTTGAACTGCTTCTTCACATGCGCTCATTTCTGTCACGAATAGAAAGAGATTCACGTTCTGAGAGGCTCCAGATTTGCTTGGATAGCTTTAGTGTATCAAGAGAACATAAATAGGCAATCATTTTGATAATTATTGCCTCAGCATTTAAGTAAAAAATACTACATATTTACGTGTTCTGGCTACTGTAGCGTGATGTTTGAATGGTTTTCTGTTGTATATAATCCTGATTTGATACAACAACAATCtctaatgatgatgattgttTTGCATCTAATTTTTAGGTATTTAACTCAGAGGATTAAAGAAACCAGACATTatctacttattttatttacaaaaaacaaaacaaaaacctttttcaTAAAATTAACATGGCATACATATCAACATACCACCCACCCCAGAAAGagattttcactattttttggCTAaaccaattaattaattgaaaaaaaaaattccacagaTTATTTTTCATGAAAATTCTTGTTAG
This window harbors:
- the fgf18a gene encoding fibroblast growth factor 18a, translated to MWSLLSTLTVLCIQMLLVMCNPLQVLGVDGVNFSVHVENQTQVRDTMSRRHHRVYQLYSRTSGKHVQVLGRRISARGEDGDKYAQLVVEADTFGSQVRIRGKETNFYLCMNRRGKLVGKKASNRSADCVFVEKVLENHYTALMSARYTGWYVGFTKRGRPRRGPHTLPNQQDVHFMKRFPPGEQPDLTTPFRFTTVSKRGKRVRATGPR